Proteins encoded together in one Marispirochaeta sp. window:
- a CDS encoding amidohydrolase family protein: MNNTYKTYKIDIHHHFVPTGSDNSNLAAERSLRFMDSHAIKKAYLSLSSPAIITGNTRQSGESARMCNENAAMLKRSFPDRFGAFATLPFPHIDASLKELAYAMEHLKLDGVQLFSHYNGEIPDTDCYGPVLDELNARGSIVFIHPNEPYQETLQDNPAYLRRAEYSFEVSRFVTASLFNGLFETYPKIRYILAHGGGIVPFLSQRISRIHYLKGKRIRWGKVISDMLHKRNKGLEFLQNCYYECSEMMDDCFIPSLLELTSSSHLLYGSNCNESNSDDANMKSSQLPTELFYLNAEELFQ, from the coding sequence ATGAACAATACCTATAAAACCTATAAAATCGACATTCACCACCATTTTGTCCCGACCGGCTCGGATAATTCGAATCTCGCCGCTGAAAGGTCTCTCCGCTTTATGGATAGCCACGCCATAAAGAAGGCTTATCTTTCACTTTCCTCACCGGCTATCATAACGGGCAACACACGCCAATCCGGAGAATCGGCGCGAATGTGTAATGAAAATGCCGCCATGTTGAAGAGGTCGTTTCCTGACAGGTTCGGGGCTTTCGCAACACTGCCCTTCCCTCATATCGATGCCAGCCTAAAAGAGCTCGCCTATGCCATGGAACACTTAAAGCTCGACGGCGTGCAGCTATTCTCTCATTACAACGGAGAAATTCCCGATACTGATTGTTACGGGCCGGTCTTGGATGAGCTGAACGCCCGCGGAAGCATTGTCTTCATTCATCCCAACGAACCGTACCAAGAAACCTTACAGGACAATCCGGCCTATCTCAGGCGTGCTGAATACTCCTTCGAAGTTTCTCGTTTTGTAACTGCGTCGCTGTTCAACGGACTCTTCGAAACGTACCCAAAGATTCGCTACATCCTGGCCCACGGGGGCGGAATCGTCCCCTTCCTGTCTCAGAGAATCAGCCGGATCCACTATCTGAAGGGGAAACGGATCCGATGGGGCAAAGTCATCAGTGATATGCTACATAAACGAAACAAGGGCTTGGAGTTTCTGCAGAACTGTTATTACGAGTGCTCCGAGATGATGGACGATTGCTTTATTCCTTCTCTTCTGGAATTGACCTCCTCTTCGCATCTTCTTTACGGTAGTAATTGTAACGAATCGAACAGCGACGATGCGAATATGAAATCATCACAGTTGCCGACCGAGTTGTTCTATCTGAACGCGGAGGAATTGTTCCAATGA
- a CDS encoding amidohydrolase family protein, which yields MTAKNAESLGKVDVHAHMIPDFYVREMKRKGIQGALWSPFPKWNPEIDRRIMKKNGIAKRILSLSIPGVSVDDKYFIKKMARTCNQYAATIISRYPDLYGAFATLPFPEVDSSLSEIEYAMDVLKLDGVTFFSNVDGNYYGEDQFEEIFSALDKRKAIVFLHPNDLHMNYGKYDILEPIIERMMDTGRSLAYLFINGRLSRYTNIRYIVSHGGGSFPLIIKSLENNHKLDQEMYTAVRSRIYYDTAQQGSVLFTYLKNFCGSEQLLIGSDGGWQNPIQVSQTIRAFDEYPGFTDQEKQNIEYANARKLFPRLKCSQQ from the coding sequence GTGACAGCAAAGAACGCGGAATCACTCGGAAAAGTCGATGTACATGCCCACATGATACCTGATTTTTACGTACGTGAAATGAAAAGAAAAGGAATCCAGGGGGCTCTCTGGTCCCCTTTTCCCAAATGGAATCCTGAAATTGATCGACGAATCATGAAGAAAAACGGAATCGCCAAACGGATACTCTCTCTGTCCATCCCGGGGGTCTCAGTTGACGATAAATATTTTATCAAGAAAATGGCCCGTACATGCAACCAATACGCTGCTACAATAATCTCCCGGTATCCTGATTTATACGGAGCATTTGCAACCTTACCGTTCCCGGAAGTCGACAGCAGTCTATCGGAAATTGAGTATGCCATGGATGTGCTCAAACTGGACGGAGTGACTTTTTTCTCCAATGTCGATGGTAATTACTATGGAGAGGATCAGTTCGAAGAGATTTTCAGTGCGCTGGACAAAAGGAAAGCGATTGTATTTCTCCATCCTAACGATCTACACATGAATTACGGGAAATATGACATCCTGGAACCAATAATTGAACGAATGATGGATACAGGGAGATCCCTGGCCTACCTGTTTATTAACGGCCGTCTCTCCCGGTACACGAACATACGTTACATTGTCTCCCACGGCGGAGGCTCCTTTCCTCTGATAATCAAATCTCTCGAGAATAATCACAAGCTGGATCAGGAGATGTACACTGCTGTACGAAGCAGAATCTATTACGATACCGCTCAGCAAGGCTCCGTGCTTTTTACCTATTTAAAAAATTTCTGCGGTTCTGAACAGCTTCTCATCGGCAGCGACGGTGGATGGCAAAATCCCATTCAAGTATCCCAGACGATTCGCGCTTTTGATGAATACCCTGGTTTCACTGATCAAGAGAAGCAGAATATTGAATACGCAAATGCGCGTAAACTTTTTCCACGACTCAAGTGTTCACAGCAATAA
- a CDS encoding TetR/AcrR family transcriptional regulator — protein MTGHERRAEKKKESIRQASIELFTTMGIRKVTMNEIADRANVSKVSIYNYFRSKDELILDIMKTVCDQILENVKEIVESSLSFQDKLKKVITYKSRGSGIFKGEFLQQLLSHDQAAQEYYEREFKPKSRLIMHRFFQEGKQTGHIAQDIPIETIELYVQIFQNGMERSPLVMRTEQIPEELIRLFFYGLMQR, from the coding sequence ATGACCGGACACGAGAGGCGCGCCGAAAAGAAAAAAGAGAGTATTCGGCAGGCAAGCATTGAATTATTTACTACTATGGGTATCAGAAAAGTAACAATGAACGAAATCGCGGATAGAGCGAACGTTTCAAAGGTATCCATATACAACTATTTCCGAAGCAAAGATGAGCTTATTCTGGATATCATGAAAACTGTATGCGACCAAATCCTTGAGAATGTGAAAGAAATTGTGGAAAGTAGCCTCTCCTTTCAGGACAAGCTGAAAAAGGTTATTACCTACAAGAGCCGAGGGAGCGGCATATTCAAAGGCGAATTCCTTCAGCAGCTTCTCAGTCACGATCAGGCGGCTCAGGAGTACTATGAACGTGAGTTCAAACCAAAATCCCGCCTAATCATGCATCGTTTTTTTCAAGAAGGAAAACAAACCGGCCATATAGCACAAGATATCCCAATCGAGACAATCGAGCTGTATGTACAAATCTTCCAAAATGGAATGGAACGGTCTCCGCTCGTTATGCGAACAGAACAGATACCAGAGGAGCTTATCCGGCTCTTTTTCTACGGCCTCATGCAACGATGA
- a CDS encoding DUF4952 domain-containing protein, whose amino-acid sequence MKTNQIAALAFYCLLFLSNCISFKENQDGDILALLIENPKQLEFVECKTGSEQIILEATYKVSGENAHLIENLLTEETGMNRLRYVCSGWEAHPDGALKITDRFNHKYNNIYNYNHISISMYSRETLVRDRKDWSKIPYFYIVVEVLNI is encoded by the coding sequence ATGAAAACAAATCAAATAGCCGCATTGGCCTTTTACTGTTTACTATTCTTAAGTAATTGCATATCTTTTAAAGAAAACCAAGATGGTGACATCTTAGCCTTACTCATAGAGAATCCGAAACAATTAGAATTTGTTGAATGTAAAACTGGTTCAGAACAAATTATTCTTGAAGCTACGTATAAAGTTTCTGGTGAGAATGCTCATTTGATAGAAAATTTACTGACTGAAGAAACAGGAATGAATAGACTGAGATATGTTTGCAGCGGTTGGGAAGCTCATCCAGATGGAGCCTTAAAGATAACAGATAGATTTAATCATAAATATAACAACATTTATAATTACAACCATATTTCAATTTCAATGTATTCACGTGAAACATTGGTTCGGGATAGAAAGGATTGGTCAAAAATTCCATATTTTTATATTGTTGTTGAAGTATTAAATATATAA